The following coding sequences lie in one Candidatus Hydrogenedentota bacterium genomic window:
- a CDS encoding tetratricopeptide repeat protein, translated as MVAFAVAATFTLAALGQTGPQLDPQNQQIRDRYLASLHQNPVQDQAFARVYESYLTFDGVDAWIAALKKETEAPETKAAALILLGRVYQRQFKMQEALQAMEEAAALGAPAPEFQALLGSLYVDTNKFDRAVELLSAARDGLTDATKRAQVCRTLGGVLMRLGKRDEAIAAWQKLVEIAPDDPFAYEELAAIYEDNLMWPEAIGAWKSLLDRSSNNPYLQCRAWRAIGEDHERAATYPDAIAAYEKALGLAAPGNWLFEDVKERLVGVYERMGDLEGLEKYLEAQIAAMPSNLDFPDLLAETFTRRGKLPEAEAVLQRVLERAPGHIPTCERLIALYARMDAPDKQRAMYEKLIESIPAEPDYIRRLGETFLVAGDAETAKATWRRVLKADAKPEDHALVASWFEQYEFPVDAIPEYETAIAAKRDREWVFRLADLKYTAGKSEEAVALWKSVLTPESTASDYAEVASVLASNKLETEASELYAKAIELDPKAYEHRAAFARLCMSRKAYPDALAQFSALAGQTENEYHHSLGERGMIDVYAATGELEAKQKEWEDEAAKSPDQTMPKLRLAHLYERLGNRQRMVELYEQCTQLEPDVPAHWQELAESYSQMRLIDKAIAAYEKLIAIDATRVGQYCRALVHLYMQANRKDDAVAAAQRAAELAPDDVEVRTMLAQTYLQFQRPDEALQQMRNAIRLKADDPRLYAQYGDALTSLQRLGEARDAFRKMMEVSPSDAERVDAVARLANVYQQQQRAPELIQEFKERVRQAPKDISAYQELAAIYRATGEVAKPIEVYESASASVEDKAAVLRLMLTASYDAGKLDKVVSVSEQLMAMSGKPSMSDWERLGAAYAQLGNYEKAKESWDRITSENPKDANAYKLLARTLSNWGQVEESFAARRKAIELDPTDYSLRIEYAQNLTQFDKVDEAIKELIDLLEASQLADDSQPTPAASSSPTPAPMTYPPSMRVGRGRPYPQGYVGGPYPQGLPYGSLQYYRPQILSMLVETARRTENLEPIVERFKKRMEEMPGNFRVKQDLFELYQQLGKNEEAIALGQAVLQQQPDNADLRWRLLSLYTATKQYDAMEREYQAMMERDPANKIGAELGMFRLYRLRGDNAKSLEYGESLLKQYADNEQVIVALAQSYAESGDVAKVKELLARATEINPQNAQNYRMQLAQNYQQRGQVAEAKAVYEDIIFAPAPPQQPAMRSRASGASLYVPQAYPGARQGGSMPQSYGGPFYDYTRAQALQQLQQMTVNLADLQPVLDRLKTEADKWFNAGTPEEKAQAWTIVSLYLSTLDRASKFDEGLAFVKRLHEAEPDNNDIAQCTLYFMDAASDYDGMLALYKEIEARNPSMASSISQARFNIAVLQDNLEQAVQLYRERLNQKSAASAMSNMGDLYPLMEKLRRQKRMDLLVPILEEQAQMPNPNIGVLQNLVQAYIGNHEADKAIAVARRAWENAQRNPLAMRSYGMPFGRGMPGQNDPAFSMLLNAYQQAQQVPKLTAEFEERLKQQPDSQKLRECLIALYDQSGRQQEAIDLYKDLCARRPNSPQTKMELAQFLSNHQRHDEAIKIYEELLRTQPSLYFTVSWQVRETYRQAGKDKQLATLDNEMAQRTTDTRRLQELAQQQLNDQAFDQAAALYERILKSDPNAGHLRMALAEAYRKGGKSEESIRVYKEILSRADSQLDQFINFHVMTQVVEFYGSLDRLPELKEEVAKAAQANVTSMMAKGLLAAIAKSEKRYDDAMKLLEEINAARPGQGVISEIINVAEAQQDYDRAISLMENQMAAQGSLDWNRLATLYLKKGDRKKAFETFKREVDTRNNLYAMSDVLRRLIDNNMLDEAKEYANEAFTVAKNDENVIRQIGYSLSEAAQKSPQMAEFFEKEILTKDQPAMIEVARQHLYRYHSNPKKIREILTPLMAAHPDNPELMQIYVEMLGEQMSEDELISAFSKLSTSTSDNWYPTIRCAQRLAEKGKLDAIMEPLKVWMVKNPGFSQIQQAMQSLTNYGRFQCDAIKLRDEILAQIPEDKRLLAKAGFADATARAGDTAWAHDALQEAYKTRGDNAAMQYYPHFLQHWGYWDELIEIVKVDGERLAQYGEYNNFGALLMHGEIDLVESLAEKSLIGSSRGGGTPQGFRDYLGTILMAKRLEEKVLAAESPNAYQSMIWAYEGIEDHGRAQELLVKMLEKFPGRPENINVLDQLISSQQDPAQSLPLLEKFYATLPQGNVPARMAWQQMARVYIQAGRKEEARKILDSSSINEGDFWQQTIRAQLYAQAGDTDKAIADVEAVLKQPINDDGLVFLLPALVACGRVDEAMKLWRDKLPVRNPDSIVTALSQAGKHAE; from the coding sequence ATGGTGGCGTTCGCCGTTGCCGCAACCTTCACGCTGGCGGCCCTGGGGCAAACCGGTCCACAACTTGACCCGCAGAACCAGCAGATTCGCGACCGCTATTTGGCGTCACTGCACCAGAATCCGGTGCAGGATCAGGCGTTCGCGCGCGTGTACGAGAGTTACCTGACTTTCGACGGAGTCGACGCTTGGATAGCTGCCCTTAAGAAAGAAACGGAAGCGCCGGAAACAAAAGCCGCCGCGCTCATCTTGCTCGGACGTGTGTATCAGAGGCAGTTCAAGATGCAGGAGGCCCTCCAGGCGATGGAGGAAGCGGCGGCGCTGGGCGCACCGGCGCCCGAATTCCAGGCGTTGCTAGGTTCGCTCTATGTCGACACCAACAAATTCGATCGGGCCGTGGAGTTGTTAAGCGCTGCACGCGACGGACTGACCGACGCGACGAAGCGGGCTCAGGTATGCAGAACGCTCGGCGGCGTGCTGATGCGTCTGGGCAAGCGCGACGAAGCTATCGCGGCGTGGCAGAAGCTGGTCGAGATAGCGCCGGACGATCCATTTGCCTACGAGGAACTGGCAGCTATATACGAAGACAATCTCATGTGGCCGGAAGCGATTGGCGCCTGGAAATCCCTGCTGGACCGCAGCTCGAACAACCCTTACCTGCAATGCCGGGCATGGCGGGCCATCGGTGAAGACCACGAGCGCGCGGCCACGTACCCCGACGCCATTGCCGCATACGAGAAGGCTCTAGGGCTGGCGGCTCCCGGGAATTGGTTGTTCGAAGACGTCAAGGAACGGCTGGTGGGTGTCTATGAGCGCATGGGGGATCTGGAAGGGCTGGAGAAGTATTTGGAGGCGCAGATTGCCGCTATGCCTTCGAACCTCGATTTTCCCGATCTGCTCGCCGAGACGTTCACGCGCCGTGGAAAGTTGCCGGAAGCAGAGGCTGTACTGCAACGCGTGCTCGAACGCGCGCCCGGTCACATTCCCACGTGCGAACGCCTGATAGCGCTTTACGCGCGCATGGACGCGCCGGATAAGCAACGCGCTATGTACGAGAAACTCATCGAATCGATCCCGGCCGAGCCTGACTATATTCGGCGTCTCGGCGAGACGTTCCTCGTCGCGGGGGATGCAGAGACTGCGAAAGCGACCTGGAGGCGTGTACTGAAGGCCGACGCGAAGCCGGAAGATCATGCCCTAGTGGCCAGTTGGTTTGAACAATACGAATTCCCGGTGGACGCAATTCCCGAATACGAGACGGCCATAGCCGCAAAGCGCGATCGGGAATGGGTGTTCCGATTGGCGGATTTGAAGTACACGGCCGGGAAGTCGGAAGAAGCGGTGGCGCTATGGAAGTCGGTCTTGACGCCTGAAAGCACGGCATCGGACTACGCCGAAGTCGCCTCGGTATTGGCCTCTAACAAGCTTGAGACCGAAGCATCGGAATTGTATGCGAAGGCGATTGAGCTCGATCCGAAGGCATATGAACACCGCGCGGCTTTTGCGCGACTGTGCATGAGCCGAAAGGCATATCCAGATGCCCTCGCGCAATTCAGCGCGCTTGCCGGGCAGACCGAAAACGAGTATCACCACAGCTTGGGCGAGCGCGGGATGATCGACGTTTACGCCGCAACCGGGGAATTGGAAGCCAAGCAGAAGGAGTGGGAAGACGAAGCGGCCAAGAGTCCGGACCAAACCATGCCCAAACTACGGCTCGCGCATCTGTACGAGCGGCTCGGAAACCGGCAGCGCATGGTCGAATTGTACGAACAGTGCACGCAGTTGGAACCCGATGTCCCTGCGCATTGGCAGGAGCTCGCGGAATCCTATTCGCAAATGCGTCTGATCGACAAGGCCATCGCGGCCTACGAGAAACTCATTGCTATCGACGCCACGCGCGTTGGCCAGTACTGTCGCGCCCTTGTCCACCTGTATATGCAGGCCAACCGTAAAGATGACGCCGTTGCCGCCGCGCAGCGCGCCGCCGAGCTGGCCCCGGACGATGTGGAAGTTCGCACCATGCTGGCGCAAACCTATCTCCAATTTCAGCGGCCGGACGAAGCGTTGCAGCAGATGCGCAATGCCATACGTCTCAAAGCCGACGACCCTCGGTTGTATGCGCAATACGGGGATGCGCTCACTTCTCTCCAACGTCTCGGAGAGGCGCGAGATGCGTTCAGGAAGATGATGGAAGTGTCCCCTTCCGACGCGGAACGGGTTGACGCGGTGGCCCGCCTCGCCAACGTCTATCAGCAACAGCAGCGCGCGCCGGAACTCATTCAGGAATTCAAGGAGCGTGTGCGGCAGGCGCCCAAGGATATCTCGGCCTACCAGGAGTTGGCGGCAATCTATCGCGCCACGGGCGAAGTGGCTAAGCCCATCGAAGTCTACGAATCCGCCTCCGCCTCGGTCGAAGACAAAGCGGCCGTGTTGCGGCTTATGCTGACCGCATCCTATGACGCGGGAAAGCTGGACAAAGTCGTGAGCGTTTCGGAACAACTTATGGCTATGTCGGGCAAGCCGTCCATGAGCGATTGGGAACGGCTCGGTGCCGCATATGCCCAGCTTGGCAACTACGAGAAGGCGAAAGAATCGTGGGATCGCATCACATCGGAGAATCCTAAGGATGCCAATGCGTACAAGTTGCTTGCCCGCACCTTGTCGAATTGGGGACAAGTGGAGGAGTCCTTTGCCGCGCGCCGCAAGGCCATCGAATTGGATCCCACCGACTACAGTCTGCGGATTGAATACGCGCAAAACCTTACGCAGTTCGACAAGGTCGACGAAGCGATTAAGGAACTGATCGATCTATTGGAGGCTTCGCAACTGGCGGACGATTCGCAACCTACGCCAGCGGCGTCAAGTTCCCCGACTCCTGCGCCAATGACGTATCCGCCTTCGATGCGCGTAGGCCGCGGAAGACCGTACCCGCAGGGGTACGTTGGAGGGCCTTATCCGCAGGGTCTTCCCTATGGCTCGCTGCAGTACTATCGCCCACAGATCCTTTCCATGCTCGTGGAAACGGCCCGTCGCACGGAGAACTTGGAACCCATTGTCGAACGCTTCAAGAAGCGCATGGAGGAAATGCCCGGGAACTTCCGCGTGAAGCAAGACCTGTTCGAGCTGTATCAGCAACTCGGAAAGAACGAGGAAGCGATTGCGCTTGGACAGGCAGTGCTGCAACAGCAGCCGGACAATGCCGATCTTCGTTGGAGATTGCTCTCGCTCTATACCGCCACAAAGCAGTACGACGCAATGGAGCGCGAATACCAGGCAATGATGGAGCGCGACCCGGCCAATAAGATCGGCGCCGAACTGGGAATGTTCCGTCTCTATCGTCTGCGCGGTGATAATGCCAAGTCGCTTGAGTATGGCGAGTCTCTGTTAAAGCAATACGCTGACAACGAGCAAGTGATCGTGGCTCTCGCCCAATCGTACGCGGAATCCGGCGACGTGGCAAAAGTGAAGGAATTGCTTGCGCGCGCTACCGAGATCAATCCGCAGAACGCGCAGAACTACCGCATGCAGTTGGCCCAGAACTATCAGCAGCGGGGACAGGTGGCGGAAGCCAAGGCCGTGTATGAGGACATTATCTTCGCCCCGGCGCCTCCCCAACAACCCGCGATGCGGAGTAGAGCATCAGGCGCCTCCCTCTATGTTCCACAGGCATACCCCGGGGCGCGCCAGGGAGGCAGTATGCCCCAATCATACGGTGGACCTTTCTATGACTACACGCGAGCTCAGGCGCTGCAACAGCTTCAACAAATGACGGTAAACCTTGCCGATCTGCAACCGGTGCTTGACCGGCTGAAGACCGAAGCGGACAAGTGGTTCAATGCCGGGACGCCGGAAGAGAAGGCACAGGCCTGGACAATTGTCAGTCTGTACTTGAGCACTTTGGACCGTGCATCGAAGTTCGACGAGGGCCTTGCCTTTGTCAAACGCTTGCACGAAGCCGAACCGGACAACAATGACATCGCCCAGTGCACCCTGTACTTCATGGACGCTGCCAGCGATTACGACGGCATGCTCGCCCTTTACAAGGAGATTGAGGCTCGTAACCCGTCAATGGCCTCGTCTATTTCTCAGGCTCGGTTCAATATCGCCGTGCTCCAAGACAACCTTGAGCAGGCTGTTCAACTCTACCGGGAACGTCTGAACCAGAAGTCTGCGGCAAGTGCCATGAGCAACATGGGTGACCTGTATCCGCTCATGGAGAAGCTTCGTCGGCAGAAGCGTATGGACCTTCTGGTGCCGATACTGGAAGAACAAGCACAGATGCCGAATCCCAACATCGGGGTACTCCAGAACCTGGTTCAGGCCTATATCGGAAACCACGAGGCAGATAAGGCCATTGCAGTTGCGCGCCGTGCATGGGAAAACGCACAACGGAATCCGCTTGCAATGAGGAGCTACGGTATGCCCTTCGGACGCGGAATGCCCGGTCAAAACGATCCGGCTTTCTCAATGTTGCTTAACGCCTACCAGCAGGCCCAACAAGTACCGAAGTTGACGGCAGAATTTGAGGAGAGGCTCAAGCAGCAGCCGGATTCGCAGAAGTTGCGCGAATGCCTGATCGCCCTGTACGACCAGAGCGGCCGTCAACAAGAAGCCATCGATCTGTACAAGGACCTCTGCGCGCGACGTCCCAATTCTCCCCAAACGAAGATGGAGCTTGCTCAATTCTTGTCCAACCATCAACGGCACGACGAGGCAATCAAGATCTACGAAGAGCTGCTTCGCACGCAGCCATCCCTCTACTTCACTGTGTCCTGGCAAGTGCGGGAGACCTATCGGCAAGCTGGGAAGGATAAGCAACTCGCAACGCTCGATAACGAAATGGCTCAACGAACGACGGATACGCGCCGCCTGCAGGAATTGGCTCAGCAACAGTTGAATGACCAGGCCTTCGATCAGGCCGCGGCATTGTACGAGCGCATTCTCAAATCGGACCCGAATGCGGGCCATCTGCGCATGGCGCTCGCGGAAGCCTACCGGAAAGGTGGGAAGTCTGAAGAATCAATTCGCGTATACAAAGAGATTCTCAGCCGTGCGGATAGTCAACTGGATCAATTCATCAATTTTCACGTGATGACACAAGTTGTAGAGTTTTACGGCAGCCTGGATCGGCTGCCCGAGCTTAAGGAAGAAGTGGCAAAGGCGGCGCAGGCAAATGTGACGAGCATGATGGCCAAGGGGCTGCTGGCGGCCATCGCCAAGAGCGAGAAACGATATGACGACGCGATGAAACTGTTGGAAGAAATCAACGCAGCGCGTCCCGGTCAAGGGGTCATCAGCGAGATAATCAATGTGGCCGAGGCTCAACAGGACTATGACCGCGCCATTTCGCTGATGGAGAACCAGATGGCCGCGCAAGGGTCATTGGACTGGAACCGTCTCGCGACACTGTACCTGAAGAAGGGCGACCGCAAGAAGGCGTTCGAGACGTTCAAGCGCGAGGTGGATACCAGGAACAACCTCTACGCAATGTCGGATGTCTTGCGCAGGCTCATAGACAACAACATGCTTGATGAAGCAAAGGAATACGCCAACGAGGCCTTCACTGTGGCCAAGAACGACGAGAATGTCATACGCCAGATTGGCTACAGTCTTTCGGAGGCAGCGCAGAAATCTCCTCAAATGGCCGAGTTCTTCGAGAAGGAAATCCTCACTAAGGACCAGCCTGCCATGATCGAAGTAGCGCGCCAGCACCTGTATCGCTACCATTCGAATCCCAAGAAGATCCGCGAAATTCTCACGCCACTCATGGCTGCGCATCCAGACAACCCCGAATTGATGCAGATCTATGTGGAGATGCTTGGCGAGCAGATGAGTGAAGACGAGCTGATTTCAGCATTCTCAAAGCTCTCCACATCAACGTCGGACAACTGGTACCCAACCATACGTTGCGCACAGCGCCTGGCCGAGAAGGGAAAGCTCGACGCAATCATGGAACCGCTGAAAGTCTGGATGGTGAAGAACCCTGGATTCTCGCAGATCCAGCAAGCCATGCAGTCGCTTACAAACTACGGCAGATTCCAATGTGATGCGATCAAACTGCGCGACGAAATCCTGGCTCAGATTCCCGAAGACAAACGCCTTCTGGCAAAGGCTGGTTTCGCAGACGCTACCGCACGCGCCGGTGACACCGCGTGGGCCCACGACGCCTTGCAGGAAGCGTACAAAACGCGCGGCGACAACGCAGCCATGCAGTACTATCCCCATTTTCTGCAGCATTGGGGCTATTGGGATGAACTGATTGAAATTGTCAAGGTGGACGGAGAGAGGCTGGCGCAATATGGCGAATACAACAACTTTGGAGCCCTGCTCATGCATGGTGAGATCGATCTTGTGGAGAGTCTAGCCGAGAAGTCCCTCATTGGCAGCTCGAGAGGGGGCGGTACGCCACAAGGCTTCCGCGACTATCTCGGCACGATTCTCATGGCCAAACGTCTTGAAGAGAAGGTGCTTGCTGCTGAATCGCCCAATGCCTACCAATCGATGATATGGGCCTACGAAGGTATTGAAGATCATGGCCGAGCACAGGAACTTCTGGTGAAGATGTTGGAGAAGTTCCCCGGCAGACCGGAGAACATTAACGTGCTGGATCAACTCATCAGCAGTCAACAGGATCCGGCTCAATCCCTTCCTCTGCTTGAGAAGTTCTACGCGACGTTACCCCAAGGCAACGTCCCAGCTCGTATGGCTTGGCAGCAAATGGCGCGTGTCTACATTCAAGCAGGTCGAAAGGAGGAAGCGCGCAAAATTTTGGACTCAAGCAGTATTAACGAAGGCGACTTTTGGCAGCAGACTATTCGTGCTCAACTGTATGCCCAGGCTGGCGACACTGACAAAGCAATTGCTGACGTCGAAGCCGTTCTGAAACAGCCGATTA